From a single Ischnura elegans chromosome 7, ioIscEleg1.1, whole genome shotgun sequence genomic region:
- the LOC124163038 gene encoding suppressor protein SRP40-like: MVCGGTTESSYTVFRVRGHDSSDTQCCEAIHQSPTTYVHKKAKMTKEVSSNDRVAKENVEKKVKCRRSSSSSSTSSTDDSSGSSSSSSSSSSSSESSSSEVSSDNSSDSDSSSSSSSSSSSSRDSDARGGGRMKSHVVKMSGPGGKT, encoded by the exons ATGGTATGCGGAGGAACCACTGAAAGCAGTTACACGGTTTTCCGAGTACGGGGCCACGATTCCAGCGACACTCAGTGTTGTGAGGCCATCCACCAATCGCCCACGACGTATGTCCACAAGAAGGCCAAAATGACGAAGGAAGTCAGCTCCAATGATCGG GTGGCCAAGGAGAATGTCGAGAAAAAGGTGAAGTGTCGCAGGTCGAGCAGCAGTTCAAGCACTAGCAGTACAGATGACAGCAGTGGCTCCAGCAGCAGTAGTAGTAGCTCCAGCAGTAGTAGTGAGTCGTCATCGAGTGAGGTGAGCAGTGATAATTCTAGTGACTCGGACTCTTCTTCTAGTTCTTCTTCATCCTCGTCGTCTTCCCGTGACAGTGATGCAAGAGGAGGTGGCAGAATGAAAAGTCACGTGGTGAAAATGAGTGGGCCTGggggtaaaacttaa